From the Mycoplasmatota bacterium genome, one window contains:
- the nth gene encoding endonuclease III: MDEVAKQIVSAFDEMYPNAHCELEHRNHFELLVAVMLSAQTTDKSVNKVTKSLFEKYKTPQDFAKASLEEIEQAIKQLGLYKNKAKNLKKMSQMLIDDFNVQVPEKHVDLVKLPGVGRKTANVVLSVAFNEPAFAVDTHVERVSKRLNIAAKDDSVLTVEKKLNAFFPKALWNKLHHQMIFFGRYHCLSRKPNCHKCPLKMICRYYKENENK, from the coding sequence ATGGATGAAGTAGCAAAACAAATAGTTTCTGCTTTTGATGAAATGTATCCTAATGCCCATTGTGAATTAGAACATCGGAATCATTTTGAATTATTAGTTGCTGTAATGTTGTCAGCACAAACGACTGATAAAAGTGTTAATAAAGTAACCAAATCTTTGTTTGAAAAATATAAAACACCACAAGATTTTGCTAAAGCGAGTTTAGAAGAAATTGAACAGGCGATTAAACAATTAGGTTTATATAAAAATAAAGCTAAAAACTTAAAGAAAATGTCACAAATGTTAATTGATGATTTTAACGTGCAAGTACCAGAAAAACACGTTGATTTAGTGAAACTTCCTGGAGTAGGAAGAAAAACGGCGAATGTAGTCCTATCAGTTGCGTTTAATGAACCTGCCTTTGCGGTTGATACGCATGTTGAACGGGTGAGTAAACGGCTTAATATCGCTGCTAAAGATGATTCTGTATTAACAGTTGAAAAAAAACTGAATGCTTTCTTTCCAAAAGCACTGTGGAATAAACTTCATCATCAAATGATTTTTTTTGGTAGATACCATTGTTTATCGCGTAAACCAAATTGTCATAAGTGTCCATTAAAAATGATTTGTCGTTATTATAAAGAAAATGAAAATAAATAA
- a CDS encoding bifunctional folylpolyglutamate synthase/dihydrofolate synthase, producing MFETKKELFDWLSTQNKFSMKLHLTRVKRACEILGNPQDELKTVHVAGTNGKGSTVNYISRLLVASGFKVGIYISPYIITFNERIQINHEYISDEDLLRCANIILPVIEQVEKELNDEMTEFEIITLLSFVYFKSKKVDYVIFEVGLGGRYDATNVINPLVCGITNISYDHIGVLGNTLTQIAYEKAGIVKENTLLLTTEERETVLQVFEDYCKEVNGKLQICDFDEIKDPQFSDHGMTFNYQRLPLYVPMLGIHQLKNLLLALKIYEYLMKIRKMSIKDEYIYNGLKNAKWGGRLEIIKEKPLVLIDGSHNIDGVNTLVEAMKYYLDKGYKIHTVFAALKDKETDKMLAQLQSISTELTLTSFNYYRAETAKNLYENTNKLNVTYHEDYLTVLNEKLNKIKNEELLLVTGSLYFISKVITYFQSIDKD from the coding sequence ATGTTTGAAACAAAAAAAGAACTATTTGATTGGTTAAGTACACAAAATAAGTTTTCAATGAAATTACATTTAACACGGGTTAAAAGAGCTTGTGAGATACTAGGAAACCCTCAAGATGAGTTGAAAACAGTTCATGTTGCAGGGACCAATGGGAAAGGGTCAACCGTAAATTATATTAGTCGTTTATTAGTAGCCTCAGGATTTAAAGTGGGAATCTATATTTCTCCTTATATTATAACTTTTAACGAACGGATTCAAATAAATCATGAATATATTAGTGATGAAGACTTACTTAGATGTGCTAATATCATTTTACCTGTTATAGAACAAGTTGAAAAAGAATTAAATGATGAAATGACAGAATTTGAGATTATCACCTTACTTTCATTTGTCTATTTTAAATCAAAAAAAGTAGATTATGTTATCTTTGAGGTAGGACTTGGTGGACGATATGATGCGACAAATGTGATTAACCCACTTGTGTGTGGAATAACTAATATTTCCTATGATCATATCGGTGTTTTAGGAAATACTTTAACTCAAATTGCTTATGAGAAAGCTGGTATTGTTAAAGAAAATACATTATTATTGACTACTGAAGAAAGGGAAACAGTACTTCAAGTCTTTGAAGATTATTGTAAAGAAGTTAATGGGAAATTACAAATTTGTGATTTTGATGAGATAAAAGATCCCCAATTTAGTGACCATGGCATGACTTTTAATTATCAAAGATTGCCTTTATATGTACCGATGTTAGGCATTCATCAGTTAAAAAATCTTTTGTTAGCACTAAAGATATATGAGTATTTAATGAAAATACGAAAGATGTCAATAAAAGATGAATATATTTATAATGGACTTAAAAATGCTAAATGGGGTGGACGTTTAGAAATCATTAAGGAAAAACCACTCGTATTAATTGATGGTTCACATAATATTGATGGTGTAAATACTCTAGTTGAAGCAATGAAATATTATTTAGATAAAGGGTATAAGATACATACAGTATTTGCGGCTTTAAAAGATAAAGAAACAGATAAAATGTTAGCACAATTACAATCGATTAGTACTGAGTTAACTCTAACAAGTTTTAATTACTATAGGGCAGAAACGGCTAAAAATTTATATGAGAATACGAATAAATTAAATGTCACTTATCACGAAGATTATTTAACAGTATTGAATGAAAAATTAAATAAGATTAAAAATGAGGAATTATTACTTGTAACAGGCTCATTATATTTTATTTCAAAAGTTATTACTTATTTTCAATCGATTGACAAAGATTGA
- a CDS encoding ISL3 family transposase produces the protein MSQYNCIVKVLNLKDENISFNENFYSEEIIKGVRSQIYYGTLTYQPQYCYSCGCVFDNQFEKHGFKTSTITLPKVSNMNAYLKLKKQRYKCHHCNSTFTLKTSIVNQHCYISNNTKVAVALAASNKISECDLAKEHNVSHSTVNRVINSFYEVHKPNYNYLPEQLCFDEFKSVKSSVGAMSFLFCDAHNGSIIDIVEDRRLNSLIKYFQRYTKKARRSVKLIVIDMYKPYIQLIKMLFPNAKIVMDKFHIIQLISRSLNKTRVRIMNQDKKNYNKFKRYWKLILKDRAKLDIKNYRKVYCFKQMMCEEDIVNYLLDQSKELRDTYELYQDLLHSIKNKNPELFTTTLDQIEQEYPNISAYMKTSVKSIRKNKSYILNLMSTNYTNGVIEGINNKIKVIKRIAFGYRSYHHFKLRILISHGMGTMKKGLSHSA, from the coding sequence ATGTCTCAATACAATTGTATCGTAAAAGTACTAAATTTAAAAGATGAAAATATTTCTTTTAATGAAAACTTTTACTCAGAAGAAATTATTAAGGGTGTTAGATCACAAATCTATTATGGAACTCTCACATATCAGCCTCAATATTGTTATTCATGTGGTTGTGTATTTGATAACCAGTTTGAAAAGCATGGCTTTAAGACATCTACAATAACTTTACCTAAAGTATCTAATATGAATGCTTATTTAAAACTTAAAAAACAACGTTATAAATGTCATCATTGTAATAGTACCTTTACTCTCAAGACATCTATTGTTAATCAGCATTGTTATATATCTAATAATACTAAAGTAGCTGTTGCTCTTGCAGCTTCTAATAAGATTTCTGAATGTGATTTAGCCAAAGAACATAATGTATCACATTCCACTGTAAATCGTGTTATAAACAGTTTCTATGAAGTGCATAAGCCTAATTATAATTATTTACCTGAACAACTTTGTTTTGATGAATTTAAATCAGTTAAATCATCAGTAGGGGCTATGTCTTTTCTTTTTTGTGATGCTCATAATGGAAGCATAATTGATATCGTTGAAGATAGACGCTTAAATTCATTAATCAAATATTTCCAACGATACACTAAAAAAGCAAGGAGAAGTGTAAAATTAATCGTTATCGATATGTACAAGCCCTACATTCAACTTATAAAGATGCTCTTTCCTAACGCTAAAATAGTTATGGATAAATTCCATATTATTCAATTAATCTCTCGCTCATTAAATAAAACTAGAGTTAGAATTATGAATCAAGATAAAAAGAACTACAATAAGTTTAAACGTTATTGGAAGCTTATATTGAAAGATCGGGCTAAATTAGACATCAAAAATTATAGAAAAGTTTATTGTTTTAAACAAATGATGTGTGAAGAAGATATTGTAAATTATTTACTAGATCAAAGTAAGGAACTTAGAGATACATATGAACTATATCAGGACCTTTTACATAGTATTAAAAACAAAAATCCAGAACTCTTTACAACTACTCTTGATCAAATTGAACAAGAATACCCAAACATATCAGCTTATATGAAAACATCAGTTAAATCTATTCGTAAGAATAAATCCTATATTCTAAATCTAATGTCTACTAATTATACAAATGGTGTAATTGAAGGTATAAATAATAAAATAAAAGTTATCAAGCGTATAGCTTTTGGTTATAGAAGCTATCATCATTTTAAACTACGAATTCTCATTTCTCATGGAATGGGAACAATGAAAAAAGGACTAAGCCATTCAGCTTAA
- the radC gene encoding DNA repair protein RadC, giving the protein MNYLIKEIPKEERPREKMEIKGPNMLNNSELIAILLRTGSQKKSAIHLAEEIIIKYPNLYALKNITLDELIKIKGIGKAKAIQILAAIELGKRTNHYILERGIQIKSPNECADYIAEEVKSLEQEHFIGIYLDTKNRILAKKTLFVGSLNKSLVHPREVFKEALRHGCASIIVVHNHPSGDPTPSTQDISVTKRLMEVGELMGIELLDHLVIGTDGYISMREEKYI; this is encoded by the coding sequence ATTAATTATTTAATAAAGGAAATACCTAAAGAAGAAAGACCAAGAGAAAAAATGGAGATAAAAGGACCGAATATGTTAAACAATTCTGAATTAATCGCAATATTATTACGTACAGGTTCACAAAAAAAATCTGCCATTCATTTAGCAGAAGAAATAATAATAAAATATCCAAATTTATATGCTTTAAAAAATATTACGTTAGATGAGTTAATAAAGATAAAGGGAATTGGTAAAGCGAAAGCAATTCAAATATTAGCAGCTATAGAACTAGGAAAAAGAACAAATCATTATATTTTAGAACGAGGTATACAAATTAAATCACCCAATGAGTGTGCTGATTATATTGCTGAGGAAGTAAAATCATTAGAACAAGAACATTTTATTGGAATTTATTTAGACACCAAAAACAGAATATTAGCAAAAAAGACATTGTTTGTTGGTTCATTAAATAAATCCTTGGTACACCCCAGAGAAGTATTTAAAGAAGCGCTAAGACATGGATGTGCATCCATAATTGTGGTTCACAACCATCCAAGTGGGGACCCCACCCCAAGTACTCAAGACATTTCTGTCACCAAAAGGTTGATGGAAGTTGGAGAATTAATGGGAATAGAGTTACTTGATCATTTAGTCATAGGTACTGATGGATATATTAGTATGAGGGAAGAGAAGTATATATAG
- a CDS encoding DNA repair protein → MTSVQSREVYKEVLKKGCVSIIVSHNHISSPFDVSILKRFIEVEVLMEIGLLDHFKIGFDG, encoded by the coding sequence ATCACTAGTGTACAATCAAGAGAAGTATATAAAGAAGTCTTAAAAAAAGGATGTGTATCAATTATTGTCAGCCACAATCACATCTCAAGCCCATTTGATGTATCCATTTTGAAAAGGTTTATTGAAGTAGAAGTATTAATGGAAATTGGACTACTGGATCACTTTAAAATAGGATTTGATGGATGA
- a CDS encoding dihydrodipicolinate reductase has product MKIVINGISGKMGAFLYDYLKEKNEYEVVAGISRQNLDLGIPIHPEFKTCLENEQFDTLIDFSIYPFCLDIIKKAILNQINVVSGTTGYKKYDVQHLKYLAKKNQVGIIISPNFSLVNKEMSELIVQIKNILPNVEIIEEHNIHKKDKPSGTAKYFGKLLNVDREHIHSVRLPGIIANHHLLFADNNQSIFLTHKINNRQAFINGIEHAIIEVTNYKTIEILI; this is encoded by the coding sequence ATGAAGATAGTTATCAATGGAATCTCTGGGAAAATGGGCGCTTTCCTATATGATTACTTAAAAGAAAAAAATGAATATGAAGTTGTTGCTGGGATATCAAGGCAAAATTTAGATTTGGGAATCCCAATTCATCCTGAATTCAAAACGTGTTTAGAAAACGAACAATTTGATACCTTAATTGATTTTTCGATTTATCCATTTTGTTTAGACATAATTAAGAAAGCAATATTAAATCAGATTAATGTCGTTAGTGGGACAACAGGGTATAAAAAGTATGATGTTCAACATTTGAAGTATCTCGCTAAAAAAAATCAAGTAGGAATCATAATTTCTCCTAATTTTTCACTTGTCAATAAAGAAATGTCAGAACTTATTGTTCAAATTAAAAATATACTACCTAATGTAGAAATAATTGAAGAACACAATATTCATAAAAAAGATAAGCCAAGTGGTACTGCTAAATATTTTGGGAAACTATTAAATGTTGATCGTGAACACATTCATTCAGTTAGACTTCCAGGAATTATCGCTAATCATCATTTGTTGTTTGCTGATAATAACCAAAGTATTTTTTTAACACATAAGATTAATAATCGCCAAGCCTTTATAAATGGAATTGAACATGCGATAATAGAAGTAACAAATTATAAAACCATAGAAATATTAATATAG
- a CDS encoding DnaD domain protein — protein MTDPFIKQLIHNRLINVKDYIINNYTKLELDEKLAMLLLHIYNVSEQGEHFLSINNLKDKMTLDFVECSNLVLKLVQANLIAFDIVVDNNGKRKEKFTLEPLYQRILQDLIYQNDKEIKVNRENDTSELVYLIEKEFGRTLSSFEMQMIASWINEYHYDLGLIKLAIKEALLSSAYNLKYVDRILLTWQQKNIQNVEQAREYTKTFKRYEVPKKEMPIKEEEVYVSWMK, from the coding sequence ATGACTGATCCGTTTATTAAGCAATTAATTCATAATCGTTTAATTAATGTGAAAGATTATATTATAAATAATTATACTAAATTAGAATTAGATGAAAAATTAGCGATGCTACTGCTTCACATTTATAATGTGAGTGAACAAGGAGAACATTTTTTATCAATAAATAATTTAAAGGATAAAATGACACTTGATTTTGTGGAGTGTTCAAACTTAGTTTTAAAATTAGTTCAAGCTAATTTAATTGCCTTTGATATTGTTGTTGACAACAATGGAAAACGAAAAGAAAAATTTACATTAGAACCACTTTATCAAAGAATCTTACAAGATTTAATCTATCAAAATGATAAAGAAATTAAAGTTAATCGAGAAAATGATACGAGTGAACTCGTTTATTTAATTGAAAAAGAATTTGGTAGAACATTATCTTCATTTGAAATGCAGATGATTGCTTCATGGATAAATGAATATCATTATGATTTAGGGTTAATTAAATTAGCGATAAAAGAAGCTTTATTATCTTCTGCTTATAACTTAAAATATGTTGATCGTATTTTACTAACTTGGCAACAAAAAAATATTCAAAATGTAGAACAAGCTCGAGAATATACTAAGACTTTTAAACGCTATGAGGTACCTAAAAAAGAAATGCCAATAAAAGAAGAGGAAGTTTACGTTTCATGGATGAAGTAG
- a CDS encoding DNA repair protein has protein sequence MRIVTIVHPREVFKETLRHGCASIIVVHNHPSGDPTPSTQDISITKRLMEVGELMGIDLLDHLVIGTDGYISMREEKYI, from the coding sequence ATACGTATTGTCACCATCGTCCACCCCAGAGAAGTTTTCAAAGAAACACTAAGACATGGCTGTGCATCGATTATTGTCGTACACAATCATCCAAGTGGAGATCCCACTCCAAGTACACAAGACATATCTATCACTAAAAGGTTGATGGAAGTAGGAGAATTAATGGGAATAGACTTACTTGATCATTTAGTGATAGGTACTGATGGATATATTAGTATGAGGGAAGAGAAGTATATTTAA
- a CDS encoding CCA tRNA nucleotidyltransferase — MNNSKVIIKTLNEHGYDAYIVGGYVRDFLLDKENSDIDIATNALPDVVKEIFPKTILTGLKHGTVTVCLKDAQYEVTTFRTESTYINNRKPDQVAFVSNLEEDVKRRDFTMNALALTIDHQIIDYVGGKKDIEDKIIRTVGNPYDRFQEDALRMLRAFRFVSTLGFTIENEALLAIKQNAHLIKNISHERILIEFDKMMRGTNFLKAIEVLVSTSFHEHLPILKNGLETINKTKIVPLDLFEFLTICAVSSSYEQVMELPISNHNKKEIRIVYEMFELDIIDYPKPLIFRNGLRNCLFTNKLNVFLNHTTDKKTEIIEAYQSMPIHKQCDVKFKGDDIITLFNKEPGSWISDVLDDLCLKILIGEFQNEYQVIKEYLQNKYLKRS, encoded by the coding sequence ATGAATAATTCAAAAGTAATAATTAAAACATTAAATGAGCATGGATATGATGCATATATTGTAGGAGGTTATGTTCGAGATTTCTTACTTGATAAAGAAAACTCAGATATTGATATCGCAACAAACGCCTTACCTGATGTTGTAAAAGAAATATTTCCAAAAACAATATTAACTGGCTTAAAACATGGTACAGTGACTGTTTGTTTAAAAGATGCTCAGTATGAAGTGACTACCTTTAGGACAGAAAGTACGTATATTAATAATCGAAAACCAGATCAAGTTGCTTTTGTTTCTAATCTAGAAGAAGATGTTAAAAGACGTGATTTTACAATGAATGCCTTAGCTTTAACGATTGATCATCAAATTATTGATTATGTTGGTGGAAAAAAAGATATAGAGGATAAAATCATTCGAACGGTTGGAAATCCTTATGATCGTTTTCAAGAGGATGCTTTAAGAATGCTTCGCGCATTTCGTTTTGTTTCTACTTTAGGATTTACAATTGAAAATGAGGCACTACTTGCCATAAAACAAAATGCACACCTTATCAAAAATATTTCTCATGAACGAATTTTAATAGAATTTGATAAAATGATGAGAGGAACTAATTTTTTAAAGGCTATTGAAGTTTTAGTTAGTACATCCTTTCATGAACATTTGCCTATTTTAAAAAATGGATTAGAAACAATAAATAAGACAAAAATAGTTCCCCTTGATTTATTTGAATTTTTAACCATCTGTGCGGTTAGTTCTAGTTATGAACAAGTGATGGAACTTCCTATTTCTAATCATAATAAAAAAGAAATACGGATTGTTTATGAAATGTTTGAATTAGATATTATTGATTATCCAAAACCTTTGATTTTTAGAAATGGTTTAAGAAATTGCTTGTTCACCAATAAATTAAATGTTTTTTTAAATCATACAACTGATAAAAAAACAGAAATTATTGAAGCATACCAATCAATGCCAATTCATAAACAATGTGATGTGAAATTTAAAGGTGATGACATAATCACTTTGTTTAACAAAGAACCAGGTTCATGGATTAGTGATGTTCTTGATGATCTATGTTTAAAAATACTTATTGGAGAATTCCAAAATGAATATCAAGTAATTAAAGAATATTTACAAAATAAGTATTTGAAGAGAAGTTAA
- a CDS encoding GyrI-like domain-containing protein, which translates to MTIRIIQLPRVKMARSGGRDLEKFDRWWSKIASEETGVLYPKDFMWNNEKLGCLEWIYAIPENLEDTSGYEVFDFPGGLYAVATAYDEDEDRTEAYNRIYTWVKSSEHFDLATEENDPNYHTRYGMGHVITPQGLPIRNQFDIYVPIKLK; encoded by the coding sequence ATGACAATAAGAATAATCCAATTACCAAGAGTTAAAATGGCACGTTCTGGAGGAAGAGATTTAGAGAAATTTGATAGATGGTGGAGTAAAATAGCTTCAGAAGAAACAGGAGTTTTGTATCCTAAAGATTTTATGTGGAATAACGAAAAATTAGGATGTTTAGAATGGATATACGCAATTCCTGAAAATCTAGAAGACACCTCTGGTTATGAAGTTTTTGATTTTCCTGGAGGTCTATATGCAGTTGCTACAGCTTACGACGAAGATGAGGATAGAACTGAAGCCTACAATAGAATTTACACATGGGTTAAAAGCAGTGAACATTTTGATTTAGCAACTGAAGAAAATGACCCGAATTACCATACACGTTATGGAATGGGTCACGTAATTACACCACAAGGATTACCGATTAGAAACCAGTTTGATATATATGTTCCGATTAAATTAAAATAG
- the aroA gene encoding 3-phosphoshikimate 1-carboxyvinyltransferase, which yields MMKLSGEVILPGDKSISHRALLLSAISYGKAKIKHLLKSEDVKATIGVLKALGVEIVEDNDCVYVTGRGFEGLNEPIEILNCMNSGTTARLLLGLLSGLEISSVLNGDDSLSKRPMRRVVKHLECLQANILLTDKNYLPAEIMPSKLKGNEVFLDVSSAQVKSAVLLAALKVKEPTVIHELSTSRNHTELMLQSMGADISANDLTIRLSGKNRLNAVDIIVPGDISSAAYFIVACLITPDSEILIKDCGLNPTRIGILKVLDQIGAYYKIMNQKVICNEIVGDLYLKYQSNLKPLKLEKNLIPYLIDEIPILTLLATQIYGTSVIKDARELRVKESDRIKSTKSSLTLLGADIIELEDGMIINGKTNLTPNTVDSYYDHRISMMLKVAKIICGNIKIKHDDCDKISYPNFENDLRKLLK from the coding sequence ATTATGAAATTAAGTGGAGAAGTAATATTACCTGGTGATAAATCAATATCTCATAGAGCGTTACTGTTAAGTGCGATTAGTTATGGAAAAGCAAAAATTAAACATTTATTAAAAAGTGAAGATGTTAAAGCAACAATTGGTGTATTAAAAGCTTTAGGTGTTGAGATTGTTGAAGATAATGATTGTGTATATGTGACAGGTCGTGGTTTTGAAGGTCTTAATGAACCAATAGAAATACTTAATTGTATGAATTCAGGAACAACTGCACGACTTTTACTAGGGCTTTTATCAGGATTAGAAATCAGTTCAGTATTAAATGGAGATGATTCTCTTTCTAAACGTCCTATGAGGCGCGTAGTTAAACATTTAGAATGTTTGCAGGCAAATATACTACTCACAGATAAAAACTATCTACCCGCTGAAATAATGCCTTCAAAACTAAAAGGGAATGAAGTTTTTCTAGATGTAAGTAGTGCTCAAGTGAAGTCAGCGGTTTTATTAGCAGCATTAAAAGTCAAAGAGCCCACTGTTATCCATGAATTAAGTACCTCAAGAAATCATACGGAACTGATGCTTCAATCGATGGGAGCAGATATTTCTGCTAATGACTTAACAATTAGATTATCTGGGAAGAATCGTTTAAATGCAGTTGATATAATTGTACCTGGAGATATTTCTTCAGCAGCTTATTTTATAGTTGCTTGTTTAATCACACCAGATAGTGAAATTTTAATAAAGGATTGTGGTCTTAATCCGACTCGAATAGGAATTTTAAAGGTATTAGATCAAATTGGGGCTTATTATAAAATTATGAATCAAAAAGTTATTTGTAATGAAATAGTGGGGGATCTTTATCTTAAATATCAAAGCAATTTGAAACCACTCAAATTAGAAAAAAACTTAATTCCGTACCTTATTGATGAAATACCGATTTTAACACTCCTAGCAACACAAATATATGGAACATCTGTAATTAAAGATGCACGTGAATTAAGAGTTAAAGAATCAGATAGAATTAAATCAACTAAAAGTTCACTTACACTTTTAGGGGCTGATATAATAGAATTAGAGGATGGAATGATAATAAATGGAAAGACAAATCTTACACCAAATACAGTTGATTCCTATTATGATCATCGGATTAGCATGATGTTAAAGGTCGCAAAAATCATTTGTGGTAATATAAAAATTAAACATGATGATTGTGATAAAATTTCCTATCCAAATTTTGAAAATGATTTAAGGAAACTGCTTAAATAA
- a CDS encoding leucine-rich repeat protein: MKKIMIIIFIYFLSTIIVGCNVSENNQYTITFDSNGGTDVSAITHDYNTQITEPDAPTKTGYTFGGWYSDSNLTTAYEFMKMPSENITLYAKWLSTEGLNYTSLGYNTCSVSGYSGSYPYLLIPKYYNGCLITTIGDYVFTGATSLTSITIPNSVTTIGAGAFSSATSLTAVIFEEGSQLTTIGNSAFSRTEITSITIPNSVTTIGDLAFSRSGITSITIPNSVTTIGRSVFFGATSLTSINVDVDNLQFCSKDGFLLNKNQTKIIAYPAGNNETTYTIPNSVTTIDYETFSGATSLTSITIPKSVTTIGRNAFSGATSLTSINVDVDNPRYISKDGVLLNKNQTTIIAYPVGNNETTYTIPDSVTTIGDCAFFGATSLTSITIPNSVTTIGNDAFSTTSLTSIIITATTPPSIDDNLGVLNRNLKIYVPSDYVSIYKTWWSYYARIIFPIDN; this comes from the coding sequence ATGAAAAAAATAATGATTATTATTTTCATTTATTTTTTATCTACGATTATTGTGGGATGTAATGTTTCAGAAAACAATCAATATACCATAACATTTGATAGCAACGGTGGAACAGATGTATCAGCAATTACTCATGACTATAACACACAAATAACAGAACCAGATGCCCCAACTAAAACAGGATATACTTTTGGTGGATGGTACAGTGATAGTAATTTAACAACCGCTTATGAGTTTATGAAAATGCCATCAGAAAATATTACGTTATACGCTAAATGGTTATCAACTGAAGGGTTGAATTATACTTCTTTAGGATATAATACTTGTTCGGTAAGTGGATATAGCGGTTCATACCCTTATCTTTTGATTCCTAAATATTATAATGGGTGTTTAATAACAACAATAGGAGATTACGTATTTACTGGAGCAACAAGTTTAACAAGTATAACAATACCAAATAGTGTAACAACAATAGGAGCTGGAGCATTTAGTAGCGCTACAAGTTTAACAGCAGTAATATTTGAAGAAGGTAGTCAATTAACAACAATAGGGAATAGTGCATTTTCTCGTACCGAAATCACAAGTATAACAATACCAAATAGTGTAACTACAATAGGGGATTTGGCATTTTCCCGCAGCGGAATCACGAGTATAACAATACCAAATAGTGTAACAACAATAGGGCGTAGTGTATTTTTTGGAGCAACAAGTTTAACAAGTATCAATGTTGATGTTGATAATCTTCAATTTTGCTCTAAAGATGGATTTTTATTAAATAAAAATCAAACAAAAATTATTGCTTATCCAGCAGGTAACAATGAAACTACATATACAATTCCAAATAGTGTAACGACAATAGATTATGAAACATTTTCTGGAGCAACAAGTTTAACTAGTATTACAATACCAAAAAGTGTAACAACAATAGGGCGCAATGCATTTTCTGGAGCAACAAGTTTAACAAGTATCAATGTTGATGTTGATAATCCTCGATATATCTCTAAAGATGGAGTCTTACTAAATAAAAATCAAACAACAATAATTGCTTATCCAGTAGGTAATAATGAAACTACATATACAATTCCAGATAGTGTAACAACAATAGGGGATTGTGCATTTTTTGGAGCAACAAGTTTAACAAGTATAACAATACCAAATAGTGTAACAACAATAGGGAATGATGCATTTTCTACAACAAGTTTAACAAGTATCATTATAACTGCTACGACACCACCATCAATAGATGATAATTTGGGGGTTTTGAATAGAAATTTAAAAATTTATGTTCCATCTGATTATGTAAGCATTTATAAAACTTGGTGGAGTTATTATGCTAGAATAATTTTCCCAATTGATAATTGA